The stretch of DNA aagatagagaagaagaagaagaagaagaagaagaagaagaagaagaagaagaagaagaagaagaagacaggagaagaagaagaagaactctACCTCAagactagcagataacccgtgcttcgcaagggtccaattgaaaaactatgcaaactgaaaacttcaccTATGGAAATCTTGATGAATgatagaagatgaagatgatagatagatggatatatcatccatttatctatcatcttctatactataataaaggaaatgaatgagaataaattttgaaaggtttgagatatcaatgtgcgattttcaccataccttttctctggaaatcctatcatatgaccacctttcaattaaaaaaagaagttgaattcaaagtggtggttccaaaatggcggaaaaaatttgggtgtgacggaaaacctgtttttatcattcgaaaaggatccctaatcttacctatcttctaattacccttttaagagaaatgttctgaactgaaaacttgatgtaatcaaatattgaagaattaaaataggcctataaccatcctcggtaaatcaagaatctataaacaaaatttcaagttaatcagttgagtagttgagacgtgataatgcgCCATCACAATATATCACAATATATACTTGTCATGTACATAATACATCATGTGCATCTGCATATCAGCTGGAAAGCCTGATAGaaacttaaaaataaaacttcactTAAAGTGCACAAACAAGGACCTCTGCAGTTGTCCAAGTATTGTATGTAATTtaaagtatttaggaataattattgatgaatgctTGAGGTGGCAGCCCCTTACTGCTTTTATAACTAAAAAActtaaatatatttcatataaattttaccaaataaatagaatattagAGCTGAAAGATTTAAAAACCGTGTATTTTGCATTGGTGCAATCCATCTATATAatgagagagagtagggttgtgtttgttcgtgtgttgtttgttcgcatcaaaacatgtctatttgtggattgcatactggaaaaacgggaatgatttaggtctccaaattttgaacatagattctaaaaatatcaatctcgtgcacctggaagcccaaatttcaattttccttctagatttttcataattaatgttcaaattcattaatagtacatacgatttcataaagaaatcatcaaatcatatggtggaattaaaaaatattattataaggtgtaaagtagtataggaaaattatgtttgacgcatcatcacgtctgaactactggactgattaacttgaattttgcatatagattcttgcttaacagGGGATGGTTAcaaacctattttaaattcttcaatattgattacatcaagttttcagttcagaacatttctcttaaaagggtaattagaagataggtaagattagggatccttttcgaatgataaaaacaggttttccgtcacaccaaattttttccgccatttggAACCACCACTTTGAattcaacttctttttttaattgaaaggtggtcatatgataggatttccagagaaaaggtatggtgaaaatcgcacattgatatctcaaacctttcaaaatttattctcattcatttcctttattatagtatagaagatgatagataaatggatgatatatccatctatctatcatcttctatactataatagaggaaagaactggcttaagacgtatacacgtgtagaggatagggaaattatgtttgacgcatcatcacgtctgaactactggactgattacttgaaatgcagcttataaattcttaatcaaccgaggattcttataggcctatttccaattcttctggatttcattacgtcaagttttaaaatagacccttgcgaagcacgggttacctgctagtattatatagatgatttgtgattgtcaattgaataaaaagaagaagaagaacaagaacaagaacaagaagaacaacaacaacactgACCTTCTGGCCATTATGAGTCCGCTCGACCGGTGCTTGACCTTCATGACGACCCCTCCGTTTCCGGCACCCAACTCCCCCAGCTTTTCAAAATCGTCATCTGCCAGCTCCCCGATCTTCTCCTTCTGACAAAGGAAGAACTCCATGCGCTTGCGCTGTGTGTCGTCCATGCCCAACTCCTCCAGACGTTCTTGCAACACCTCTATACTCGTCTTACAAGTTGTCTTCCTGTGAAACCAGAGTGCAGTGCATTCGTTCATTTATCCATacacaattttatattttaatttaaatggcaatttatattttttcgccacactgcacagaaatcagctgtttcccagtccctacgtagatctgaaagacattgtttgcagacgactctcgtctgacgtcagaacaggtttgtttccggccgctaaatttcaagtgtgctaaaacagcttatcaaaaaacttttcattatttgagtttattattcaataattaaaacatttataataatatcatcttattgtcatttgaaagaataaaaaagtataaactcaacctaccacataattgaacatcatcttttaggttatttagacaaatcagaataaaaaataaaaatacttggacaatttcctgatattcagattacctcagatttgctagagctatgaccttcctgttttgctttcgaaagtgcctaataaacaattattctcatatttatattgtttatttttctgtgtggcaaaaaataacgttctcaccatgggcaaaaatgtttttccggctctcatcttctctagtcctcggcctacggcctcgaaaaataacgttctcaccatggcaaaaatgtttttccggctctcaatcttttctagtcctcggcctacggcctcggacttgaaaaccaatttcgagccggaagagtctcattttcggccctaggtgcgaaatatactattacaattcaaagccaaacaATATACCTTGAACAAAATAGCatatcatgttgttcaatctataatgataacagctgataaatttgaaaattggtgaactagaaccccataaaatggcgattttgcaatgcatcacgggattgtgtcatgacctgtatttatagaccttgatttAATAGTGTgacaatttatattcatataacCTACAAAGTTTATTTATGAGTGTTTTACGTCACAttgacgggaaggggccttttgcaggcgaaaATGATGTtattctagtcgaggcgttagccgagactagaatctCATTCAAGCACTGCAAaggacattcacgtccaagtaacgtactaGTATCTTaggtcacaaggacgggaaagGGCATTTTGCAG from Nilaparvata lugens isolate BPH unplaced genomic scaffold, ASM1435652v1 scaffold7068, whole genome shotgun sequence encodes:
- the LOC120356545 gene encoding dual specificity mitogen-activated protein kinase kinase dSOR1-like → MSKNKFNLTLPPGSIESHSSPIVPVVAAASSNDTEKTTCKTSIEVLQERLEELGMDDTQRKRMEFFLCQKEKIGELADDDFEKLGELGAGNGGVVMKVKHRSSGLIMARKLIHLEVKPAIKKQIIRELKVLHECNFAHIVGFYGAFY